CGTCGGATTCGCGACGCCCCAGAGCGCGTCCGCGACGAAGCTGTCGAATCTGGCGAGCGCGGTCCTCCACCTGGAGAGCGTGAACGGTTCGGTCGTCCTGTACGGCGAGAAGCCGTACACGGAGCTGTTCAACCTCTCCTGGGACTGGAGTGGCGGAGTCCCCGACGCCGTGCTTCGGCCCATCGTGTGATCGCGGCGATTGGCCGGGTTCGCGCGCTCCGTCCGGTGGACGTCGTCTCCCGGAGAAGGAACGGGTTCCTAGGGAGACGCAGTATCAAAAACGAGAACCGGATAGAAATGTGGTTAATATGGGGGTTGAATCGGACGCGCAATGCGGGAAAAGGATGTTTCGCGGTTGCTCACGGACGAGTACGCGGAACGGATCCTGGTCGCTACCCAGGACGTCCCGAGGTCCGTGCAGGAAATCTCGGACCGGTACGACATTCCCATCGCCGCATGCTACCGCAAGATCCACGAGCTTGAGTCCGCGGGCTTCCTGAAGGTCGCCGAGATCGTCACGACGCC
The DNA window shown above is from Thermoplasmata archaeon and carries:
- a CDS encoding helix-turn-helix domain-containing protein, with product MREKDVSRLLTDEYAERILVATQDVPRSVQEISDRYDIPIAACYRKIHELESAGFLKVAEIVTTPKGKTMKLYRSLLKSAHLVYEDGVFRVKFEFDVEKDINGKWIELNSANEA